The proteins below come from a single Microthrixaceae bacterium genomic window:
- a CDS encoding acyltransferase has translation MVVESVASAAPKRRRFPYVVSLDGIRGLITIPVILFHFSITGDMTTLAPGSFIGPTAFFTLSGFLITSLLMVEKDNDERVDWLGFWRRRFRRLLPASMTVVLVAVAAPKVVERVWGEVRTIEALAAIFSFKNWQDIHFASNAETGMRTLGPLSPFWSLSIEEQFYLGMTIVIGLAMFSVHWRRWLAAAFVVVGAYSVWSMITIESTLNREFFGTDTRAAELVVGCLLALAIDRWGWPSSPRWSWVGWASLLGTLWFWSTVTEHDRWVLRGGLSAMSLLTVGLILGAAPGTGWFATAFSWPPLVELGKMSYAVYVSHWPVALALRPDNVGFGGWPLLGIRILASFAVAFALTRWIETPIRTRARLQGAQGPIAFVIVLTAIVVLTRL, from the coding sequence GTGGTTGTGGAGTCCGTGGCGTCCGCCGCGCCGAAACGTCGGCGCTTCCCCTATGTCGTGTCCTTGGACGGAATCCGGGGGCTGATCACCATCCCGGTGATCCTGTTCCATTTCTCGATCACCGGAGACATGACCACCCTCGCCCCGGGTTCGTTCATCGGGCCGACGGCGTTCTTCACGTTGTCGGGCTTTTTGATCACCTCGCTGTTGATGGTCGAAAAGGACAATGACGAACGCGTCGACTGGCTCGGGTTCTGGCGTCGGCGGTTCCGCCGCTTGTTGCCGGCCTCGATGACGGTGGTCCTGGTGGCGGTCGCGGCTCCGAAGGTCGTGGAGCGTGTGTGGGGGGAGGTGCGCACGATCGAGGCCCTAGCGGCGATCTTCAGCTTCAAGAACTGGCAGGACATCCATTTCGCCTCGAATGCCGAAACTGGCATGCGCACGCTCGGGCCGCTGTCACCGTTCTGGTCGCTGTCGATCGAAGAGCAGTTCTACCTGGGGATGACGATCGTCATCGGATTGGCGATGTTCAGTGTCCACTGGCGCCGCTGGCTGGCCGCGGCGTTCGTGGTGGTCGGGGCGTACTCGGTGTGGTCGATGATCACGATCGAGTCGACCTTGAACCGCGAGTTCTTCGGCACCGACACCCGCGCCGCTGAGCTGGTGGTCGGCTGCCTGTTGGCGTTGGCGATCGACCGCTGGGGTTGGCCGAGTTCACCCCGATGGAGTTGGGTCGGCTGGGCGTCGCTCCTCGGCACGCTGTGGTTCTGGTCGACCGTGACCGAACACGACCGTTGGGTGTTGCGCGGCGGGCTGTCGGCGATGTCGCTGCTGACCGTCGGCCTGATTCTCGGCGCGGCACCGGGTACGGGTTGGTTCGCCACAGCGTTCTCGTGGCCCCCGTTGGTCGAGCTCGGCAAGATGAGTTACGCGGTCTACGTCAGCCACTGGCCCGTCGCCCTCGCACTGCGCCCGGACAACGTCGGATTCGGCGGCTGGCCGCTGCTGGGCATCCGGATCCTCGCATCCTTCGCCGTGGCGTTTGCGCTCACGCGCTGGATCGAAACCCCGATTCGCACCCGCGCCAGGCTGCAAGGGGCACAGGGTCCGATCGCATTCGTTATCGTCCTCACGGCGATCGTCGTCCTCACCAGACTCTGA
- a CDS encoding acyltransferase: MTVDRTAGSERSFGLDIARVLAAIAVLISHVAFVTGVVNPERWDSWLRLILPRLDVGVPVFFVLSGLLVGRPFVRSLVRNTDPPDLATFTLRRFARIFPLYWVVLAATLAFGAGAAPSPQRLVATMALVHIYVPGWAIGPITQSWTLASEISFYAFMPLWAWWMRRRMVSVTDQLQRSRWIGRSLAGWALIALVFRLAVIAGTNVYDYEDPSAVDLRGALLTWLPNHLDVFAAGVWFAVLLERRRLGETVLVKRVEDRPWVASIPARLWCYFGATLALLIASTGLDLPPLHTGFDGRQTVLRHGLFAVAATLAVAPSALQGPSRRWGALDVRLASWVRVGALGTYGVYLWHQVVTEWWFDWRDLADFNAPFPTALFVVVAVSAALAALTYHAVERWSLPALSKVLTAPVLSSPVGSSSSGASSTGASSADGSATAPRPRLLGATPALDGLRGLAIAAVLGTHYIFAVPGAEHRFLRGGFLGVDVFLVLSGFLISATLLRERDRTGTVRLGAFLTRRARRLLPPLVLFFLVHATVTAVIGDSLREEAIQAATALTFISNWQLSFGHHPPFDLVHLWSLAVEGQLYVLCGVAVAIAHRWLDRTREVLLALGAAAAAVMAWRYLSFRMGHDLEALYERTDVRADSMVIGAMAAVAWRARLVPKRVASTCGLIGGVFLLGAWMWTSAGSAWLFAGGFTLVAAASAAVALDVVDADGSVIGAIAGWAPLRSLGRISYSLYLWHLPIFVWFARGLPDMHGPLRYAVAVVVSVAVASISYALVERRVVSARRDAAAVESAGVGSGGVSGNADRDGRMAIDGDRRVGDRLGSGE; encoded by the coding sequence GTGACAGTTGACCGCACAGCAGGCAGCGAGCGCAGTTTCGGCCTCGACATCGCTCGCGTGCTGGCGGCGATCGCGGTGTTGATCTCCCACGTGGCGTTCGTGACCGGCGTGGTCAACCCCGAACGTTGGGACTCGTGGCTTCGACTGATCCTGCCGCGCCTCGACGTTGGCGTGCCGGTGTTCTTCGTGTTGTCAGGCCTGCTCGTCGGGCGACCATTCGTGCGTTCGCTGGTGCGCAACACCGACCCGCCGGATCTCGCCACGTTCACCTTGCGGCGCTTCGCTCGGATCTTTCCGCTCTACTGGGTCGTGCTGGCGGCGACCCTCGCGTTCGGCGCCGGCGCGGCGCCCTCGCCCCAGCGGCTGGTCGCGACGATGGCGCTGGTGCATATCTATGTCCCCGGTTGGGCGATCGGGCCGATCACCCAGTCGTGGACCCTCGCCTCCGAGATTTCCTTCTACGCGTTTATGCCCCTGTGGGCCTGGTGGATGCGGCGGCGCATGGTCTCGGTGACCGACCAGTTGCAGCGATCGCGGTGGATCGGACGTTCGTTGGCCGGTTGGGCGCTGATCGCACTCGTGTTTCGATTGGCGGTCATCGCCGGAACGAACGTGTACGACTACGAGGATCCGAGCGCGGTCGACCTCCGGGGTGCATTGTTGACCTGGTTGCCGAACCACCTCGACGTCTTCGCAGCCGGAGTCTGGTTTGCGGTGCTGTTGGAGCGACGTCGACTCGGCGAGACCGTGCTGGTCAAGCGGGTGGAGGACAGGCCGTGGGTGGCCTCGATTCCGGCCCGGTTGTGGTGCTATTTCGGCGCCACCCTCGCCTTGTTGATCGCCTCGACCGGCCTCGACCTTCCACCCCTGCACACCGGGTTCGACGGCCGACAGACCGTCTTGCGCCACGGCTTGTTCGCGGTGGCCGCCACCCTTGCGGTCGCCCCGTCGGCCTTGCAGGGCCCCTCGCGGAGGTGGGGCGCGCTCGATGTTCGCCTTGCGTCGTGGGTGCGCGTAGGTGCCCTCGGCACCTACGGCGTCTATCTGTGGCATCAGGTGGTGACCGAGTGGTGGTTCGACTGGCGCGACCTTGCCGACTTCAACGCACCGTTTCCGACGGCACTGTTCGTGGTCGTCGCGGTGAGTGCGGCCCTTGCAGCGTTGACCTATCACGCCGTGGAGCGTTGGTCGTTGCCGGCATTGTCGAAGGTGCTGACGGCACCGGTCTTGTCGAGTCCGGTCGGCTCGAGTTCGAGCGGCGCCAGTTCGACCGGCGCCAGTTCGGCCGATGGTTCGGCGACGGCGCCCCGCCCGCGCCTGCTCGGAGCGACCCCGGCACTCGATGGGCTTCGCGGTCTGGCGATCGCGGCGGTGCTCGGAACCCACTACATCTTCGCGGTGCCCGGGGCGGAACATCGGTTCCTTCGCGGTGGCTTCCTCGGCGTGGACGTGTTCCTGGTGCTGTCGGGGTTCTTGATCTCTGCGACCCTGTTGCGAGAACGCGACCGAACCGGCACCGTGCGCCTCGGAGCGTTCCTGACCCGACGAGCCCGCCGCCTTTTGCCGCCGTTGGTGCTGTTCTTCCTCGTCCACGCGACGGTGACGGCCGTCATCGGTGATTCGCTGCGCGAGGAGGCCATTCAGGCGGCCACGGCGCTGACCTTCATTTCGAACTGGCAGCTCTCGTTCGGCCACCACCCGCCGTTCGATCTCGTGCACCTGTGGTCGCTCGCGGTCGAGGGGCAGCTCTATGTGCTGTGCGGTGTGGCGGTCGCTATCGCACATCGATGGTTGGACCGCACACGCGAGGTGCTGTTGGCCCTGGGCGCAGCAGCAGCCGCCGTGATGGCCTGGAGGTACCTGTCGTTTCGCATGGGACACGACCTTGAGGCCCTCTACGAACGCACCGACGTGCGTGCGGATTCGATGGTGATCGGCGCCATGGCCGCGGTGGCGTGGCGCGCTCGGCTGGTTCCCAAGCGGGTCGCTTCGACCTGTGGACTCATCGGCGGGGTCTTCCTGCTCGGAGCCTGGATGTGGACGAGCGCCGGCAGCGCCTGGCTGTTCGCCGGTGGTTTCACGCTGGTCGCGGCGGCCTCGGCAGCGGTGGCGCTCGACGTCGTCGACGCCGACGGTTCGGTCATCGGAGCGATCGCCGGTTGGGCGCCGCTTCGGTCGCTTGGCCGGATCTCCTACTCGCTGTACCTGTGGCACCTTCCGATCTTTGTGTGGTTCGCACGGGGTCTGCCGGACATGCACGGTCCGCTTCGTTACGCCGTCGCCGTGGTCGTGTCGGTTGCGGTGGCTTCGATCAGCTACGCGCTCGTCGAACGCCGGGTCGTGTCGGCACGACGAGACGCCGCAGCCGTGGAATCTGCCGGTGTGGGATCTGGCGGTGTGTCAGGGAACGCAGATCGTGACGGCCGCATGGCCATCGACGGAGATCGTCGCGTCGGCGATCGGCTCGGGTCGGGTGAGTGA
- a CDS encoding DUF3367 domain-containing protein, with product MPGSTLTRIRASRTLPQIAFGDVLLAVVAYVPLLLTHRGMLGADTKAYLYLDPGRLLSKAVYLWDSSVAFGTVTHQNIGYLFPMGPYYWLMDAVGIPDWIAQRIWLGSIIFLAGLGVRYLLKTLSWDGPGVTVACFAYALSPYLLHYFYKHSVILLPFTALPWLVAFTAKSLRQPGWRYPAMFALVALAAGGINATSLFLVLFGPLLWVLHAVFVERELSIRQAIPPLLRVGVLGVATSLWWVVGLMVQGGYGIDVLKFTETYKTVSDASSSTEVSRALGYWFFYGTDSFGPWFKAADSYTQNTWVIALSYLVPLLAVASVLWTRFRYRVFFIGLAVLGLVASVGAYPLDAPSLYGRLFNSFVSSGAGLTLRSTPRAIPLLALALAVFLGAGVAALSRLRPERRLVFASVAIVLVMANLSPLFLGRMIDPYLERPNDVPRYWTEAAAHLDRGEQQTRALEIPGIDFSNYRWGSTVEPITPGLIDRDFAARELVPYGSEASANLLNAIDLPLQNRTLDPDSLAPLMRLMNVGDLVVRNDLEYERYRTPRPRVMQRWLARAVGFGRVRHFGSNAPNVAGSGSPLLDDLELSIPDDDPDPYNVDIYGVQQSIPIVHTTPTDRPQVLAGDGDGIVSAAEAGLVDPSRLLVYSGTVSGDDRLDDLAEAGAELIITDTNRKAGRRWGTTKDNDGYTELADEVPIDDPADNRLDLFGGRGTDVQTVARQVGGLRAVASGYGNPLSFTPGDRAFHAVDADPDTAWKVGAFSDVIGEWIDLRLEDESAPGSLTLVQAHRDVNRWITSVVLTFDDADPMVVDLTEDSRGVGQIIDLGDRRFTTLRITVRTTDADGRGTFANLSGVGFSTLRLGDIPASVEQIRPPTDLLDALGSRSDDLALSWVFRRRTAPADSGARDEETRLVRVATMESARTFAVSGAMRVDPDADDARIDELVGVGGATMNSSSGLRGDAASRASKAFDGRAATAWQSSLNPQPGEWLSFVTAEPVTATVNSISVLADGRHSVPTVVHFEVDGVALAPIRLPEAEDGPRGTVRRLAFDPVEFTGRDVRLVIDEFRSVTSPDWLSKAPTTLAVSVAEVGSTQLRSAVVATVPGLATCRSDLVSVGGTALAVVADGFADGARPADVLESAERGELVRFSACDPSGAGAVAVATLAEGETIVETSEAAVGALSVDRLVLSSGVDPTATSDSGPALTVSRKSPVHIVATPRADVSEPFWLVLGQSYNAGWQLRINGEVADQQMLANGFANAWYIDPALHGKTLRFEFVWTPQSRVWIGLFVSAFGLLLCIGLAFRPPAPSRSNPAPLQPSLIAWNDAYGRVIAALPATLWSLAATALGLFLLGGWWGFVVGAATFAALRTDLGWTVLRFATIALLGLAGAYVTAKQAANGYPLEFGWAGHFDRAHWPTMLAYCLIGVECLVEVLRGGWRRSVLRHS from the coding sequence GTGCCCGGCTCGACCCTCACACGAATTCGCGCCTCGCGCACCTTGCCCCAGATCGCGTTCGGCGACGTGCTTTTGGCCGTCGTCGCGTACGTCCCGTTGCTGTTGACCCATCGGGGCATGCTGGGAGCGGATACCAAGGCCTATCTCTATCTCGATCCCGGACGCCTGTTGTCCAAAGCCGTTTATCTGTGGGACTCGTCGGTCGCCTTCGGCACGGTCACCCACCAGAACATCGGGTATTTGTTTCCGATGGGCCCCTACTACTGGCTCATGGATGCGGTGGGGATTCCAGACTGGATCGCCCAGCGAATCTGGCTGGGTTCGATCATCTTCTTGGCCGGGTTGGGGGTGCGGTACCTGCTGAAGACCCTGTCGTGGGACGGCCCCGGGGTGACGGTCGCTTGTTTCGCCTACGCGCTCAGCCCGTACCTGTTGCATTACTTCTACAAGCACTCGGTGATTCTGTTGCCCTTCACCGCGCTGCCGTGGCTGGTGGCCTTCACGGCCAAGTCGCTGCGACAGCCCGGCTGGCGGTATCCGGCGATGTTCGCCCTCGTCGCGCTCGCCGCCGGCGGAATCAACGCCACCAGCCTGTTCCTCGTGCTGTTCGGTCCACTGCTGTGGGTGCTGCATGCGGTCTTCGTCGAACGCGAATTGAGTATCCGCCAGGCGATTCCTCCGCTGTTGCGCGTCGGCGTACTCGGGGTGGCGACATCGCTGTGGTGGGTCGTCGGCCTCATGGTGCAAGGCGGGTACGGCATCGACGTATTGAAGTTCACCGAGACCTATAAAACGGTGTCGGATGCGTCGTCGTCCACCGAGGTGTCGCGCGCTCTCGGATACTGGTTTTTCTACGGCACCGACTCGTTCGGCCCCTGGTTCAAAGCAGCCGACAGCTACACCCAGAACACCTGGGTCATCGCCTTGTCCTATCTCGTGCCGCTCCTGGCGGTGGCGAGTGTGTTGTGGACCCGCTTTCGATATCGGGTGTTCTTCATCGGGCTGGCGGTTCTGGGTCTGGTGGCCTCGGTTGGCGCATATCCGCTCGACGCACCCTCGCTGTATGGACGGCTGTTCAACTCCTTTGTCTCGAGCGGTGCAGGACTCACCCTGCGTTCGACCCCCCGTGCCATTCCGTTGTTGGCCCTCGCGCTCGCGGTGTTTCTCGGGGCCGGGGTCGCGGCGCTTTCCCGACTTCGCCCCGAACGCCGACTCGTGTTCGCGTCGGTCGCCATCGTGTTGGTGATGGCCAACCTGTCGCCGCTCTTTCTCGGTCGCATGATCGACCCGTATCTGGAGCGCCCCAACGACGTTCCGCGTTACTGGACCGAGGCCGCAGCCCACCTCGACCGCGGGGAACAACAGACCCGCGCCCTCGAGATCCCCGGAATCGACTTTTCCAACTACCGCTGGGGAAGCACCGTCGAACCGATCACCCCCGGGTTGATCGACCGCGATTTCGCCGCTCGCGAGTTGGTGCCATACGGCTCGGAGGCCTCGGCGAATCTGCTCAACGCCATCGACCTCCCCCTACAGAACCGAACCCTCGACCCCGATTCGTTGGCCCCGTTGATGCGTCTGATGAACGTCGGCGACCTCGTCGTGCGCAACGACCTCGAATACGAGCGGTACCGCACACCACGGCCGCGGGTCATGCAGCGTTGGTTGGCGCGAGCGGTCGGGTTCGGTCGGGTTCGCCATTTCGGATCGAACGCACCCAACGTCGCCGGATCCGGATCGCCACTCCTCGACGACCTCGAACTGTCGATTCCCGACGACGACCCCGACCCCTACAACGTCGACATCTACGGGGTCCAGCAATCGATCCCGATCGTGCACACCACCCCGACCGACCGGCCACAGGTCCTCGCCGGCGACGGCGACGGCATCGTCTCGGCGGCGGAGGCCGGGTTGGTCGACCCCTCGCGCCTGTTGGTCTACTCGGGCACCGTGAGCGGTGACGACCGTCTCGACGATCTCGCGGAGGCCGGTGCCGAATTGATCATCACCGACACGAACCGTAAGGCGGGTCGCCGCTGGGGCACGACCAAGGACAACGACGGCTACACCGAGTTGGCCGACGAAGTCCCCATCGATGACCCTGCGGATAACCGACTCGACCTCTTCGGCGGCCGCGGCACCGACGTGCAGACCGTTGCACGTCAGGTCGGCGGTCTCCGTGCGGTGGCCTCCGGCTACGGCAATCCGTTGTCGTTCACCCCCGGCGATCGTGCGTTTCACGCCGTCGACGCCGATCCGGATACCGCCTGGAAGGTGGGAGCGTTCTCGGACGTGATCGGCGAGTGGATCGACCTTCGCCTCGAGGACGAGTCCGCTCCCGGGTCGCTCACTTTGGTGCAGGCCCACCGCGACGTCAATCGCTGGATCACCTCGGTGGTGTTGACCTTCGACGACGCCGATCCGATGGTCGTCGATCTCACGGAGGACTCCCGTGGGGTCGGCCAGATCATCGACCTCGGCGATCGCCGGTTCACGACGCTGCGCATCACGGTACGCACCACCGACGCGGATGGACGTGGAACCTTCGCCAATCTCAGCGGCGTCGGCTTTTCCACCCTTCGACTCGGAGATATCCCTGCCAGCGTCGAACAGATCCGCCCGCCCACCGACCTCCTCGATGCCCTCGGGAGCCGTTCGGACGACCTGGCCCTGTCGTGGGTGTTTCGGCGGCGCACGGCTCCCGCCGACAGCGGGGCACGCGACGAAGAGACCCGCCTCGTGCGGGTGGCGACCATGGAATCGGCGCGCACGTTCGCCGTTTCGGGTGCCATGCGGGTGGATCCTGACGCCGACGACGCACGAATCGACGAACTCGTCGGTGTCGGTGGTGCGACGATGAATTCCTCGAGTGGACTGCGCGGCGACGCCGCCTCGCGGGCATCGAAGGCCTTCGATGGCCGGGCGGCGACCGCCTGGCAGTCGTCGTTGAACCCACAACCGGGCGAGTGGCTGTCATTTGTGACCGCCGAGCCGGTGACGGCGACGGTCAATTCCATCTCGGTCCTCGCCGATGGGCGCCATTCGGTGCCGACCGTCGTCCACTTTGAAGTCGACGGAGTCGCGCTTGCCCCGATACGCCTGCCCGAAGCCGAGGACGGCCCCCGAGGCACGGTGCGGCGGCTGGCCTTCGATCCGGTCGAGTTCACCGGACGCGACGTCCGTTTGGTGATCGACGAATTCCGGTCGGTCACCTCCCCCGACTGGCTCAGCAAGGCACCCACGACCCTTGCGGTATCGGTCGCTGAGGTCGGTTCGACCCAGCTGCGTAGCGCCGTCGTCGCCACCGTTCCCGGACTCGCGACCTGCCGAAGCGATCTCGTCTCGGTCGGGGGCACGGCGCTCGCGGTGGTCGCCGATGGTTTCGCCGACGGTGCCCGTCCCGCCGACGTGCTCGAGTCGGCCGAGCGCGGCGAACTCGTGAGGTTCAGCGCGTGCGACCCCTCAGGAGCCGGCGCTGTCGCGGTAGCCACCTTGGCCGAGGGCGAGACCATCGTGGAGACGTCCGAGGCGGCGGTGGGGGCGCTCAGCGTCGACCGCCTGGTGTTGTCCTCCGGCGTCGACCCCACGGCGACGAGCGACTCCGGTCCGGCGCTCACCGTGTCGCGAAAGAGTCCGGTCCACATCGTTGCAACACCGCGTGCCGATGTCTCCGAACCGTTCTGGCTGGTGCTCGGGCAGTCCTACAACGCCGGGTGGCAACTGCGCATCAACGGCGAGGTCGCCGATCAACAGATGTTGGCGAACGGGTTTGCGAACGCGTGGTACATCGACCCCGCACTTCATGGAAAAACCCTGCGTTTCGAGTTCGTCTGGACTCCCCAGTCTCGGGTGTGGATCGGCCTGTTCGTGAGCGCGTTCGGCCTCTTGTTGTGCATCGGACTCGCCTTTCGGCCACCGGCGCCAAGTCGCTCAAACCCTGCGCCGCTGCAACCGAGCCTCATCGCCTGGAACGACGCCTACGGTCGGGTCATCGCTGCGTTGCCGGCCACCTTGTGGTCCCTTGCGGCAACGGCGTTGGGATTGTTCCTGCTCGGCGGTTGGTGGGGGTTCGTCGTCGGTGCGGCGACCTTCGCGGCGCTTCGCACCGACCTCGGATGGACGGTGCTGCGCTTCGCAACCATCGCGCTCCTCGGACTCGCCGGGGCATATGTCACGGCGAAGCAGGCGGCCAACGGCTACCCGCTCGAGTTCGGATGGGCCGGGCATTTCGACCGCGCCCACTGGCCGACGATGCTGGCCTACTGCCTGATCGGGGTCGAGTGCCTCGTCGAGGTTCTGCGCGGCGGGTGGCGTCGCTCGGTGCTCCGGCACTCCTGA
- a CDS encoding glycosyltransferase family 4 protein: MVAASGDRPKTPVASPDTIATLAELSRRSGIRRVHMLAWRDLDDVEAGGSEVHAHNIAAIWAQAGIEVTHRTSYAAGHPQRATRSGYRVIRKAGRYMVFPRTVAAEIAGRMGPRDGLIEIWNGVPFMSPLWVRGPHAVWLHHVHGPMWQMSLPPGLAAAGRFVEEKVAPRFYRRSPIVTLSNSSRDELVSEMGFDADHLTVVPPGVDQSYSPAGIKTEAPTVLAVGRLVPVKNFARLIRVMAMVRNSVPDAVLNIVGEGYERDDLETLIDDLDASQYIHLRGRLSDAELLELMRSSWCLASTSIREGWGMTLTEAAACGTPCVATRIAGHLDATVDGEAGLLGTTDAELVDHLVAVLTDAELRERLGRGAIKRAGELTWEAAAIATFEVLAATATPRGPHDLVDTSASTARPNPEDLP, from the coding sequence GTGGTTGCTGCCTCCGGAGACCGACCCAAAACACCCGTGGCCTCGCCCGACACGATCGCCACGTTGGCCGAGTTGTCACGGCGCAGCGGAATCCGACGCGTGCACATGTTGGCGTGGCGCGATCTCGACGATGTCGAGGCCGGGGGTTCGGAGGTGCATGCGCACAACATCGCCGCCATCTGGGCCCAGGCCGGCATCGAGGTCACCCACCGGACCTCCTATGCCGCAGGACACCCGCAGCGAGCGACCCGCAGCGGATACCGCGTCATCCGCAAAGCGGGACGATACATGGTGTTTCCGCGAACGGTGGCCGCCGAGATCGCCGGGCGGATGGGTCCTCGCGACGGCCTGATCGAGATCTGGAACGGGGTGCCATTCATGTCGCCGCTGTGGGTCAGGGGCCCGCATGCGGTCTGGCTTCACCACGTTCACGGGCCCATGTGGCAGATGTCGTTGCCCCCCGGTTTGGCGGCGGCCGGCAGATTCGTCGAAGAGAAGGTGGCGCCGCGGTTCTATCGCCGCTCACCCATCGTCACGTTGTCGAATTCGTCGCGCGACGAGTTGGTCAGCGAGATGGGATTCGACGCCGATCACCTCACGGTGGTGCCGCCCGGGGTCGATCAGAGCTACTCGCCCGCCGGGATCAAGACCGAGGCCCCCACCGTGTTGGCGGTTGGGCGCCTGGTGCCGGTGAAGAACTTCGCCCGACTCATCCGGGTGATGGCGATGGTGCGCAACTCGGTGCCCGACGCCGTGCTGAACATCGTCGGCGAAGGTTACGAACGCGACGATCTCGAAACGCTGATCGACGACCTGGACGCCTCGCAGTACATCCACCTCCGAGGTCGTCTGAGCGACGCCGAATTGCTGGAGTTGATGCGCTCGTCGTGGTGCCTCGCGTCGACCTCGATTCGCGAGGGCTGGGGTATGACCCTCACCGAGGCCGCGGCGTGTGGGACCCCGTGTGTGGCGACGCGTATCGCCGGGCATCTCGATGCGACCGTCGACGGTGAGGCCGGGCTGCTGGGGACCACCGATGCGGAACTGGTCGACCACCTCGTCGCGGTGCTCACCGACGCGGAACTGCGCGAACGACTCGGGCGGGGCGCCATCAAACGGGCGGGTGAACTGACCTGGGAGGCCGCCGCGATCGCGACCTTTGAGGTGCTCGCCGCAACGGCGACGCCCCGCGGGCCCCACGACCTGGTCGACACGTCCGCCTCAACCGCTCGCCCCAACCCGGAGGATCTCCCATGA
- a CDS encoding class I SAM-dependent methyltransferase — protein sequence MKLTGERPIEGKTPDSLLALHAAGYREVRDRLEPAGTFLDLGCGLGDGTASFADGERVLVGIDYDIDTAVLASTDKADVGLMTACSDGSSLCIADDSFDYVCSSHLIEHFVDPSFHAREVSRVLAADGTAFFITPNKPADFENPYHVYLFERDDLAEMLGRYFDDVEVLGLDATPMVKADFEKRRNLAKKLLKLDPLGLRHKLPRNWFVALHAAGRRVAYRFLDDEQGSGNSGITDAEFFTTEAIDDSTLCLLAVVRKPSI from the coding sequence ATGAAGCTCACTGGCGAACGCCCCATCGAGGGCAAGACCCCCGATTCGCTCCTTGCCCTGCATGCGGCGGGATACCGCGAGGTTCGCGACCGGCTCGAGCCGGCGGGAACCTTTCTGGATCTCGGTTGCGGCCTCGGCGATGGCACAGCGTCATTCGCCGACGGCGAGCGGGTTCTGGTCGGCATCGACTACGACATCGACACGGCGGTGTTGGCTAGCACGGACAAGGCCGACGTCGGGTTGATGACCGCATGCTCAGACGGCAGCTCATTGTGCATCGCCGACGATTCCTTCGATTATGTGTGCTCCTCGCACCTGATCGAGCACTTCGTCGACCCCAGCTTTCATGCCCGTGAGGTGTCTCGGGTGCTCGCCGCCGACGGCACGGCGTTCTTCATCACTCCGAACAAGCCGGCCGACTTCGAGAACCCGTACCACGTGTATCTGTTCGAGCGTGATGATCTCGCCGAGATGCTCGGGCGGTATTTCGATGACGTCGAGGTCCTCGGCCTCGATGCCACCCCGATGGTGAAGGCCGACTTTGAGAAGCGTCGAAACCTCGCCAAGAAGTTGTTGAAGCTCGATCCTCTCGGGTTGCGCCACAAGCTGCCCCGGAACTGGTTCGTGGCGTTGCATGCGGCCGGCCGTCGGGTGGCGTACCGGTTCCTCGACGATGAGCAGGGCAGCGGCAACTCGGGCATTACCGATGCCGAGTTCTTCACCACCGAAGCGATCGACGACTCGACGCTGTGCCTGCTCGCGGTGGTTCGCAAGCCGTCGATCTGA
- a CDS encoding alpha/beta hydrolase, producing the protein MTDTVVLVHGLATNAERTWRETGWIDLLGDFGVDVIAPDTLGHGSAPQPTDPAAYDEFESYLLDAFPDEAVHAVGFSLGARTVLALALEHPERFDRIVLAGVGENLFRRDGSSAELADALEAGDDGSNPMVQHFRQLAESSGQSIEALVAALRRPHPPLIDEERLGTLQVPTLVVLGDADFAGPADRLVDAIPNAEFVSLRGVDHFATPKSMGFLDAAFKFLGL; encoded by the coding sequence ATGACCGACACCGTTGTTCTGGTTCACGGCCTCGCCACCAACGCGGAACGCACGTGGCGCGAGACCGGCTGGATCGACCTGCTCGGCGACTTCGGCGTCGACGTCATCGCCCCGGACACGCTCGGTCACGGTTCGGCGCCGCAACCGACCGACCCCGCCGCCTACGACGAGTTCGAAAGCTATCTGCTCGACGCGTTTCCCGACGAAGCGGTGCACGCCGTGGGGTTCTCCCTCGGCGCACGCACCGTGTTGGCGCTCGCCCTCGAACATCCCGAGCGCTTCGATCGCATCGTGTTGGCCGGGGTGGGCGAGAACCTGTTCCGACGCGACGGGTCGAGCGCGGAACTCGCCGATGCGCTCGAGGCGGGCGACGACGGATCGAACCCGATGGTGCAACACTTTCGCCAGCTCGCGGAGTCGAGCGGTCAGTCGATCGAAGCGCTCGTCGCCGCCTTGCGCCGACCTCACCCGCCGCTGATCGACGAGGAGCGGCTTGGCACCCTTCAGGTGCCGACACTCGTCGTCCTCGGCGACGCAGATTTCGCCGGACCGGCAGACCGTCTCGTCGACGCCATCCCCAACGCCGAGTTCGTCTCCCTGCGCGGCGTCGACCACTTCGCAACCCCGAAGTCGATGGGCTTTCTCGACGCCGCGTTCAAGTTCCTCGGCCTGTAG